Proteins encoded in a region of the Sparus aurata chromosome 6, fSpaAur1.1, whole genome shotgun sequence genome:
- the nprl2 gene encoding GATOR1 complex protein NPRL2 isoform X1, with translation MMGMSSRIECIFFSEFHPTLGPKITYQVPEEYISRELFDTVQVYIITKPELQNKLITVTAMGKKLIGCPVCIEHKKYSRNALLFNLGLVCDAQTNTCALEPIVKKLSGYLTTLELESGFIFNEESKQKLLPIMSTLLEELNATGACTLPIDDSNTMHLKLIQLRKDPPIVQEYDVPVFTQCKDHFIKSQWDLTTQQILPYIDGFRHIQKISAEADVELNLVRIAVQNLLYYGVVTLVSIFQYSNVYCTTPKVQSLIDDKSIQEECLNYVTKQGQKRASLRDVFQLYCGLSPGTTVRDLCSRYSQQLQRVDERRLIQFGLMKALIRRLQKYPVKVIRDERSRPPRLYTGCHSYDEICCKTGISYQELDERLENDPNIVVCWK, from the exons ATGATGGGCATGAGCAGCCGGATAGAGTGTATATTCTTTAGTGAGTTTCACCCCACCCTGGGTCCAAAAATAACATATCAG GTCCCAGAAGAATACATTTCACGGGAGTTGTTTGACACAGTTCAGGTTTATATCATCACCAAGCCAGAACTGCAAAACAAATTGATTACAGT CACTGCCATGGGAAAAAAGTTAATAGGGTGTCCTGTGTGCATCGAACACAAAAAGTACAGCCGAAATGCCCTCCTGTTTAACCTCGGCCTCGTTTGTGATGCCCAGACCAACACATGTGCCCTCGAGCCGATTGTCAAGAAGCTGTCAGGGTACCTCACAACTCTGGAG CTGGAAAGTGGCTTTATATTCAACGAGGAGAGCAAACAGAAACTTTTACCCATAATGTCGACCTTGTTGGAAGAACTCAACGCCACAGGAGCCTGCACATTACCTATAG ATGATTCCAACACCATGCACCTGAAGCTGATCCAGCTGCGAAAGGACCCTCCGATCGTCCAGGAGTACGATGTCCCTGTGTTCACCCAGTGTAAAGACCATTTTATCAAATCTCAGTGGGATCTCACAACTCAACAG ATCCTGCCATATATTGATGGATTTAGACACATCCAGAAAATCTCTGCTGAAGCAGATGTAGAGCTGAATCTGGTTCGCATTGCTGTGCAGAATCTCCT GTACTATGGTGTTGTGACCTTGGTTTCCATTTTTCAG TACTCTAATGTGTACTGCACCACCCCCAAAGTCCAGAGCCTCATAGATGACAAGTCCATTCAGGAGGAGTGTCTCAACTACGTCACTAAGCAGG GTCAGAAGCGTGCCAGTCTGAGAGATGTGTTCCAGCTGTACTGTGGTCTGAGTCCAGGAACCACAGTCCGAGACCTTTGTTCTCGCTACTCCCAGCAGCTTCAGAGGGTTGATGAGAG GAGGCTAATCCAGTTTGGACTGATGAAGGCTCTGATTCGACGGCTGCAGAAATATCCGGTGAAGGTGATCCGGGATGAGAGGAGCAGGCCGCCTCGACTCTACACCGGCTGCCATAGTTATGATGAGATCTGCTGCAAAACAG GTATCAGCTACCAGGAGCTGGATGAACGCTTGGAAAATGATCCTAACATCGTGGTCTGCTGGAAATGA
- the zmynd10 gene encoding zinc finger MYND domain-containing protein 10 isoform X1, giving the protein MDTSVVVPVEAEGFIQSLETFPLKEVGSARWFRQHEYIEKLNMQAILNASAMHDEFVKEFLVSYGKIPVLVHEMILVEVWKHKVFPVLCQLQDFNPKNTFHLYMVIHHEATIINLLETIMFHKDSCEAADDSVLDLVDYCHRKLTLLASKATHDQHNPTGKAVVSTIEELQAQNAALEFEISLKAVSVLRYITDHAESISVISRMLCTHNMPCVLVQLIDCCPWSRFREGEIEKYINSRWQKIPVEDRLKITKLDGQVWISLFNLLLRQDCQRKYDFNNFNKNQLLKLRGFLTEVLIDQLPNLVELQRYLAHLAVTDPAPPKKELILEQVPEIWNHILRENSGKWKAIAKYQVKETFNPSESDLKLQAQRLAQTYNLDVMESLLPEKPKCGSCGKEAAKRCSRCQGEWYCHRECQVKHWPKHKKACQLITEATEKIQRDLQVNS; this is encoded by the exons atggacaCGTCGGTAGTTGTGCCTGTCGAGGCAGAGGGGTTTATTCAAAGTCTGGAAACTTTCCCTCTCAAGGAGGTGGGCTCTGCAAG GTGGTTCAGGCAGCATGAGTACATTGAAAAACTGAACATGCAAGCGATTCTGAATGCTTCAGCCATGCATGATGAGTTCGTCAAGGAGTTCCTGGTATCATATGGAAAG ATACCTGTTCTGGTCCATGAAATGATCCTTGTGGAAGTGTGGAAGCACAAAGTGTTCCCCGTCTTATGTCAGCTGCAGGACTTCAATCCCAAGAACACATTTCATCTGTACATGGTG ATCCACCATGAAGCCACGATCATAAACCTACTTGAAACGATAATGTTCCATAAG GATTCATGTGAGGCAGCCGATGACTCTGTTCTTGACTTGGTGGATTACTGCCACCGCAAACTCACGCTGCTGGCCAGCAAAGCAACTCATGACCAACACAACCCGACAGGGAAAGCAGTTGTTTCCACTATAGAG GAGTTGCAGGCGCAGAATGCTGCACTGGAGTTTGAAATCTCGCTGAAGGCTGTCTCTGTGCTGCGCTACATCACGGATCACGCAGAGAG CATCAGTGTCATCAGTCGTATGCTGTGCACCCATAACATGCCCTGCGTCCTGGTTCAGCTGATTGACTGCTGCCCATGGAGTCGCTTTAGAGAAG GCGAGATAGAAAAGTACATTAATAGCAGATGGCAAAAGATTCCTGTTGAGGACCGTTTAAAGATAACAAAACTAGATGGTCAGGTCTGGATTTCACTTTTCAATCTGCTGCTGAGACAAGACTGCCAGCGGAAATATGACTTCAACAACTTCAACAAGAACCAGCTTCTAAAG CTGCGGGGTTTCCTGACCGAGGTGTTGATTGATCAGCTGCCAAacctggtggagctgcagcgtTACCTGGCTCATCTTGCCGTTACCGACCCCGCACCTCCAAAAAAAGAGCTAATTTTAGAGCAG GTCCCAGAAATATGGAACCACATTTTGAGAGAGAATTCTGGGAAGTGGAAGGCGATAGCAAAGTATCAAGTGAAAGAAACTTTCAACCCGTCTGAAAGTGACCTGAAGCTGCAGGCACAGAG gtTGGCCCAGACGTACAACTTAGATGTGATGGAGAGTTTACTCCCTGAGAAGCCAAAGTGTGGATCCTGTGGCAAAGAGGCTGCAAAGAGATGCTCTCGATGTCAGGGAGAATGGTACTGTCACAG AGAATGTCAGGTGAAGCACTGGCCTAAGCACAAGAAAGCCTGCCAGCTTATAACCGAGGCCACAGAGAAGAtccagagagacctgcaggtcAACAGCTGA
- the zmynd10 gene encoding zinc finger MYND domain-containing protein 10 isoform X2 — MQAILNASAMHDEFVKEFLVSYGKIPVLVHEMILVEVWKHKVFPVLCQLQDFNPKNTFHLYMVIHHEATIINLLETIMFHKDSCEAADDSVLDLVDYCHRKLTLLASKATHDQHNPTGKAVVSTIEELQAQNAALEFEISLKAVSVLRYITDHAESISVISRMLCTHNMPCVLVQLIDCCPWSRFREGEIEKYINSRWQKIPVEDRLKITKLDGQVWISLFNLLLRQDCQRKYDFNNFNKNQLLKLRGFLTEVLIDQLPNLVELQRYLAHLAVTDPAPPKKELILEQVPEIWNHILRENSGKWKAIAKYQVKETFNPSESDLKLQAQRLAQTYNLDVMESLLPEKPKCGSCGKEAAKRCSRCQGEWYCHRECQVKHWPKHKKACQLITEATEKIQRDLQVNS, encoded by the exons ATGCAAGCGATTCTGAATGCTTCAGCCATGCATGATGAGTTCGTCAAGGAGTTCCTGGTATCATATGGAAAG ATACCTGTTCTGGTCCATGAAATGATCCTTGTGGAAGTGTGGAAGCACAAAGTGTTCCCCGTCTTATGTCAGCTGCAGGACTTCAATCCCAAGAACACATTTCATCTGTACATGGTG ATCCACCATGAAGCCACGATCATAAACCTACTTGAAACGATAATGTTCCATAAG GATTCATGTGAGGCAGCCGATGACTCTGTTCTTGACTTGGTGGATTACTGCCACCGCAAACTCACGCTGCTGGCCAGCAAAGCAACTCATGACCAACACAACCCGACAGGGAAAGCAGTTGTTTCCACTATAGAG GAGTTGCAGGCGCAGAATGCTGCACTGGAGTTTGAAATCTCGCTGAAGGCTGTCTCTGTGCTGCGCTACATCACGGATCACGCAGAGAG CATCAGTGTCATCAGTCGTATGCTGTGCACCCATAACATGCCCTGCGTCCTGGTTCAGCTGATTGACTGCTGCCCATGGAGTCGCTTTAGAGAAG GCGAGATAGAAAAGTACATTAATAGCAGATGGCAAAAGATTCCTGTTGAGGACCGTTTAAAGATAACAAAACTAGATGGTCAGGTCTGGATTTCACTTTTCAATCTGCTGCTGAGACAAGACTGCCAGCGGAAATATGACTTCAACAACTTCAACAAGAACCAGCTTCTAAAG CTGCGGGGTTTCCTGACCGAGGTGTTGATTGATCAGCTGCCAAacctggtggagctgcagcgtTACCTGGCTCATCTTGCCGTTACCGACCCCGCACCTCCAAAAAAAGAGCTAATTTTAGAGCAG GTCCCAGAAATATGGAACCACATTTTGAGAGAGAATTCTGGGAAGTGGAAGGCGATAGCAAAGTATCAAGTGAAAGAAACTTTCAACCCGTCTGAAAGTGACCTGAAGCTGCAGGCACAGAG gtTGGCCCAGACGTACAACTTAGATGTGATGGAGAGTTTACTCCCTGAGAAGCCAAAGTGTGGATCCTGTGGCAAAGAGGCTGCAAAGAGATGCTCTCGATGTCAGGGAGAATGGTACTGTCACAG AGAATGTCAGGTGAAGCACTGGCCTAAGCACAAGAAAGCCTGCCAGCTTATAACCGAGGCCACAGAGAAGAtccagagagacctgcaggtcAACAGCTGA
- the nprl2 gene encoding GATOR1 complex protein NPRL2 isoform X2, with the protein MGKKLIGCPVCIEHKKYSRNALLFNLGLVCDAQTNTCALEPIVKKLSGYLTTLELESGFIFNEESKQKLLPIMSTLLEELNATGACTLPIDDSNTMHLKLIQLRKDPPIVQEYDVPVFTQCKDHFIKSQWDLTTQQILPYIDGFRHIQKISAEADVELNLVRIAVQNLLYYGVVTLVSIFQYSNVYCTTPKVQSLIDDKSIQEECLNYVTKQGQKRASLRDVFQLYCGLSPGTTVRDLCSRYSQQLQRVDERRLIQFGLMKALIRRLQKYPVKVIRDERSRPPRLYTGCHSYDEICCKTGISYQELDERLENDPNIVVCWK; encoded by the exons ATGGGAAAAAAGTTAATAGGGTGTCCTGTGTGCATCGAACACAAAAAGTACAGCCGAAATGCCCTCCTGTTTAACCTCGGCCTCGTTTGTGATGCCCAGACCAACACATGTGCCCTCGAGCCGATTGTCAAGAAGCTGTCAGGGTACCTCACAACTCTGGAG CTGGAAAGTGGCTTTATATTCAACGAGGAGAGCAAACAGAAACTTTTACCCATAATGTCGACCTTGTTGGAAGAACTCAACGCCACAGGAGCCTGCACATTACCTATAG ATGATTCCAACACCATGCACCTGAAGCTGATCCAGCTGCGAAAGGACCCTCCGATCGTCCAGGAGTACGATGTCCCTGTGTTCACCCAGTGTAAAGACCATTTTATCAAATCTCAGTGGGATCTCACAACTCAACAG ATCCTGCCATATATTGATGGATTTAGACACATCCAGAAAATCTCTGCTGAAGCAGATGTAGAGCTGAATCTGGTTCGCATTGCTGTGCAGAATCTCCT GTACTATGGTGTTGTGACCTTGGTTTCCATTTTTCAG TACTCTAATGTGTACTGCACCACCCCCAAAGTCCAGAGCCTCATAGATGACAAGTCCATTCAGGAGGAGTGTCTCAACTACGTCACTAAGCAGG GTCAGAAGCGTGCCAGTCTGAGAGATGTGTTCCAGCTGTACTGTGGTCTGAGTCCAGGAACCACAGTCCGAGACCTTTGTTCTCGCTACTCCCAGCAGCTTCAGAGGGTTGATGAGAG GAGGCTAATCCAGTTTGGACTGATGAAGGCTCTGATTCGACGGCTGCAGAAATATCCGGTGAAGGTGATCCGGGATGAGAGGAGCAGGCCGCCTCGACTCTACACCGGCTGCCATAGTTATGATGAGATCTGCTGCAAAACAG GTATCAGCTACCAGGAGCTGGATGAACGCTTGGAAAATGATCCTAACATCGTGGTCTGCTGGAAATGA